In Methanosphaera sp. ISO3-F5, a genomic segment contains:
- a CDS encoding multiprotein bridging factor aMBF1 — MNCEICGTEIKGEPYKTKIDNSTMVTCKECSRYGKVQSKPQPPKSKSPKRKVVNNAQRQNQRKVYSRRSREEEFEIVEDYAQIIRQKREIKGLTQKEFGAQLYEKESVIHKIEQGKMVPDIKLARKIEKLLNVTIIEKLDSDEKEFQDPRQFREATIGDIAIIKRK; from the coding sequence ATGAACTGTGAAATATGTGGAACAGAAATTAAAGGTGAACCTTATAAAACTAAAATTGATAATTCAACAATGGTAACATGTAAAGAATGCTCAAGGTATGGGAAAGTTCAGAGTAAACCTCAACCACCAAAAAGTAAATCACCAAAAAGAAAAGTTGTGAATAATGCACAAAGACAAAATCAGAGAAAAGTTTATTCCAGAAGAAGCAGGGAAGAAGAGTTTGAAATTGTTGAAGATTATGCTCAGATAATTCGTCAGAAAAGAGAAATTAAAGGTTTAACACAGAAGGAATTTGGAGCACAACTTTATGAAAAGGAATCTGTTATACATAAGATTGAACAGGGAAAAATGGTTCCTGACATAAAATTGGCTCGTAAAATTGAAAAGTTGTTAAATGTTACGATAATTGAAAAATTAGACTCCGATGAAAAAGAATTCCAAGATCCTAGACAATTCAGGGAAGCAACTATCGGAGATATTGCTATTATTAAAAGAAAATAA